One region of Sulfurisphaera ohwakuensis genomic DNA includes:
- the ilvA gene encoding threonine ammonia-lyase translates to MSYTKYFDEIVKIQDRIKQYIHETPIDYSKTFSDMIGAQIYLKLENLQKTGSFKVRGAFSKLTNLAEEERKKGVIAVSAGNHAQGVAYAAKVLGIKATIVMPETAPISKYQATKSYGAQVILYGQFLHESMKKAEEIIREEGSILVHPYGDLDVILGQGTLGLELLPYNPDIVVVPIGGGGLISGISIALKAKNPKTKIIGVQSSASPSLKVSKDLHRLVEIEPSFSIADGILVKSPSEITFNIIDELVDDIVLVDDEEIANAIVYLLERNKTLVEGAAAASLAALLSGKIQVTYSHKVIPVLSGGNIDLSMLSRIIDKMLFKNKRIVKVKVIVPDKPGYLNKVLSRVAQIRGNVIDVVHDRTSSDVKPGYTKIYVMFEVPSGDALSDFMYNLALDGIEAKLVE, encoded by the coding sequence ATGTCTTATACAAAATATTTTGATGAAATAGTAAAAATTCAAGATAGAATTAAACAATACATTCATGAGACCCCTATTGATTACTCAAAAACCTTTTCTGATATGATAGGGGCTCAAATATATTTAAAACTTGAAAATTTACAAAAAACGGGATCTTTTAAGGTAAGAGGAGCTTTTTCAAAATTGACAAACCTAGCTGAAGAAGAAAGGAAAAAAGGCGTTATAGCGGTTTCTGCAGGTAATCATGCTCAAGGTGTTGCATATGCTGCAAAAGTTTTAGGAATTAAAGCAACTATAGTAATGCCAGAAACTGCTCCAATCTCAAAATATCAGGCTACAAAGTCATATGGTGCTCAAGTTATTTTGTATGGGCAATTTCTTCATGAGAGTATGAAAAAAGCTGAGGAAATTATAAGAGAAGAAGGAAGTATTCTTGTTCATCCCTACGGAGATCTTGATGTAATTTTGGGTCAAGGTACATTAGGACTAGAGCTTTTGCCATATAATCCGGATATTGTTGTTGTTCCTATAGGAGGGGGAGGATTAATATCAGGAATATCTATAGCGTTAAAAGCAAAAAATCCAAAAACTAAAATAATAGGTGTACAATCTTCAGCTTCTCCTTCATTAAAGGTCTCAAAAGATCTTCATAGACTAGTAGAGATTGAACCCTCTTTTTCAATAGCAGATGGAATTCTAGTAAAATCTCCCTCTGAAATAACGTTTAATATAATAGATGAATTAGTAGATGATATTGTTCTTGTTGATGACGAAGAAATAGCAAATGCTATAGTATATTTATTAGAAAGAAATAAAACATTAGTAGAAGGAGCAGCTGCTGCTTCATTAGCAGCACTTTTATCTGGAAAGATTCAAGTTACTTATAGCCATAAAGTTATTCCGGTTCTAAGTGGGGGCAATATAGATCTTTCAATGTTATCTAGAATTATAGATAAGATGCTTTTCAAGAATAAACGAATAGTCAAAGTGAAGGTAATAGTACCAGATAAACCTGGATACCTTAATAAAGTATTAAGTAGAGTAGCACAAATAAGAGGTAACGTTATCGATGTAGTTCATGATAGAACAAGTAGCGATGTTAAACCTGGTTATACTAAAATTTATGTAATGTTTGAAGTACCTAGTGGTGATGCTCTTTCAGATTTCATGTACAACTTAGCTTTAGATGGTATTGAGGCTAAATTAGTAGAATAG
- a CDS encoding putative integrase, whose translation MGYRVFSTGQYKIRQRGNNYYVYKIEKDSNGNVKETYIGPLDKIIEKYLEIGVRGYPCSGPAGI comes from the coding sequence ATGGGTTATAGAGTTTTCTCAACCGGGCAATATAAGATACGTCAGAGAGGGAATAACTATTACGTGTATAAGATAGAGAAGGATTCTAATGGTAACGTAAAGGAAACTTACATAGGTCCTTTGGATAAGATAATCGAAAAGTACCTTGAAATTGGGGTGCGGGGGTACCCCTGCAGTGGACCGGCCGGGATTTGA
- a CDS encoding HIT family protein: MDILWAPWRSKYVSEASKNKSSSCLFCDVIGKKEDKNNWIVYRGKFSFIILNAFPYNPGHLMVVPYKHVSSIEGLEEKEILEMMYFLKVSIKAIRKVYSPDGFNIGINIGRVAGAGIDQHVHIHLVPRWNGDVNFMPVIGGVKVLPEILEDTYNKLKPEIEKIISEEALDL; encoded by the coding sequence ATGGATATTCTCTGGGCTCCTTGGAGGTCAAAATATGTCTCTGAAGCTTCAAAAAATAAGTCCTCCTCATGTTTATTTTGCGATGTAATCGGAAAAAAGGAAGATAAAAATAACTGGATCGTTTATAGGGGTAAATTCTCATTTATTATACTGAATGCGTTTCCTTATAATCCTGGACATTTAATGGTTGTTCCTTATAAACATGTCAGTTCAATAGAAGGATTAGAAGAAAAGGAAATACTAGAAATGATGTATTTTCTCAAAGTAAGTATAAAAGCAATTAGAAAAGTATATTCACCAGATGGCTTTAATATAGGAATAAATATTGGCAGAGTCGCTGGAGCGGGAATTGATCAACATGTTCATATCCATTTAGTGCCTAGATGGAACGGAGATGTTAATTTCATGCCAGTTATAGGTGGTGTCAAAGTTCTTCCAGAGATTTTAGAAGATACCTATAACAAATTAAAGCCAGAAATAGAAAAGATAATTAGTGAAGAAGCCCTCGATCTCTGA
- a CDS encoding nicotinamide-nucleotide adenylyltransferase, with the protein MLRGLYPGRFQPFHLGHLSVIKWALQKVDELIIVIGSAQESHTLANPFTAGERIEMIRESLLEENIDLSSIYLIPVPDILMNNVWVSHVRSFSPNFDIVFARNPLVIRLFKEAGFEILIPPPYDREKYNSTLIRRLIIENNDEWKKLVPQKVAEYILKIRGDERLKAIAGIY; encoded by the coding sequence CTGCTTAGAGGTTTATACCCAGGAAGATTCCAACCATTCCACTTAGGTCATTTATCTGTTATCAAATGGGCGCTTCAGAAAGTTGATGAACTAATAATAGTTATAGGAAGCGCTCAGGAAAGTCATACGTTAGCAAATCCTTTTACTGCAGGAGAAAGGATAGAAATGATAAGGGAAAGCTTACTAGAAGAAAATATAGATCTATCTTCTATTTATCTAATTCCAGTCCCAGATATATTAATGAATAATGTATGGGTTTCGCATGTTAGATCTTTTTCGCCAAATTTTGATATAGTATTTGCGAGAAACCCGTTGGTAATTAGGTTATTTAAAGAGGCCGGATTCGAAATTCTTATTCCTCCTCCATATGATAGAGAAAAATACAACTCTACGTTAATAAGACGATTAATAATTGAAAATAACGACGAGTGGAAAAAATTAGTACCTCAGAAGGTAGCAGAGTATATCCTAAAAATAAGGGGAGATGAAAGACTTAAAGCAATAGCTGGAATTTATTAA
- a CDS encoding transcription elongation factor — protein sequence MGGRRKRRKQLLLRPKPKIPNTFECPRCGKVAITVEIKNGIAKIKCGNCGLEDQFEVPPIFDEANAYGKFIDRYFEGKIEIKESNIEEKEENETERESEEDNSGETE from the coding sequence ATGGGGGGAAGAAGAAAAAGAAGAAAGCAACTACTTCTAAGACCAAAACCTAAAATCCCTAATACCTTTGAATGTCCTAGATGTGGAAAAGTAGCGATAACGGTAGAAATTAAAAATGGGATCGCCAAAATAAAGTGTGGAAATTGTGGACTAGAAGACCAATTTGAAGTTCCTCCAATATTTGATGAAGCTAACGCATATGGGAAGTTTATTGATAGATATTTTGAAGGGAAGATAGAAATAAAAGAGAGTAATATTGAGGAGAAGGAAGAAAATGAAACTGAGAGGGAAAGTGAGGAAGATAATTCAGGAGAAACTGAATGA
- a CDS encoding SAM hydrolase/SAM-dependent halogenase family protein, with protein sequence MEGVIRKINPNVDITYITPNAKEFNIYAGAYLLYTAYRYFKKGTIFLVVIDPGVGTERKALLIKTKNYYFIGPDNGVLYPSVEEDEIEKVIYINNPKLYLSKNISNTFHGRDIFSVAAAYLSLDVDINVFGNEINKNEIEKLSFLFNEMREDKNITYCGKILYIDHFGNVATSIRIKTTKNFKYVLKYKGNEYELFAVKTFGEGEQNKLLLYNNGYGFLEIGINKGNASIVINAKEGEDVCLEVYTQEDSNHST encoded by the coding sequence ATGGAAGGAGTAATAAGGAAAATAAATCCAAACGTAGATATTACATATATAACTCCAAATGCTAAAGAATTTAATATATATGCTGGAGCCTATTTACTATATACAGCATACCGGTATTTTAAGAAAGGAACTATATTTTTGGTAGTAATAGACCCTGGAGTTGGAACTGAAAGAAAAGCATTACTAATCAAAACTAAAAATTATTATTTTATAGGTCCAGATAATGGAGTTTTATACCCATCAGTAGAAGAAGATGAAATAGAAAAAGTAATATATATTAATAATCCAAAACTGTACCTGTCTAAAAATATCTCTAATACATTTCATGGTAGGGATATATTCTCAGTAGCTGCTGCATATCTTTCATTAGATGTGGATATTAATGTTTTTGGGAATGAGATTAATAAAAATGAAATAGAAAAATTATCATTTTTATTTAACGAAATGCGTGAAGATAAAAATATAACATATTGTGGCAAGATTCTCTATATAGATCATTTTGGAAATGTTGCCACTTCAATTAGAATTAAAACCACTAAAAATTTTAAATACGTTCTCAAGTATAAGGGAAATGAATATGAGTTATTTGCAGTAAAAACTTTTGGAGAAGGAGAGCAGAATAAATTACTCTTATACAATAACGGATATGGTTTCTTAGAAATAGGAATAAATAAAGGCAATGCCTCAATAGTTATTAATGCGAAAGAAGGTGAGGATGTCTGCTTAGAGGTTTATACCCAGGAAGATTCCAACCATTCCACTTAG
- a CDS encoding ORC1-type DNA replication protein: MSKIIDEILSSLSRSRIFRNRELLLPDYVPEELPHREEQIKRLVEILSPLMRGEKPNNIFIYGLTGTGKTAVTKFVVKKLHEKISNSFIYVYINTRQTDTPYRILADLLENLGSKVPFTGISTAELYRRFIKKVLELKPILVIVLDEIDALVKKHGDDILYRLTRANYEMGKSKVSIIGITNDIKFVEFLDPRVKSSLSEEEIIFPPYNAEELEDILKRRATLAFYDSVVSDDVIKLCAAIAARDHGDARRALDLLRVAGEVAEREGAEKLTIEHVNKARVEIERDRVYEVVSTLPFHSKLVLLAIVIGVNEKRRTLTTGEVYDVYTKLAKKIGVESVTQRRVSDIINELDMLGIITARVVNRGRYGKTKEVNLAVNEETVIKAISEKDSKIASLWDR; the protein is encoded by the coding sequence ATGAGTAAGATTATTGATGAGATATTATCATCCTTAAGTCGTTCTAGAATCTTTAGAAACAGAGAGTTATTATTACCAGATTATGTTCCAGAAGAGTTACCTCATAGAGAAGAGCAAATTAAAAGATTAGTTGAAATACTTTCTCCATTAATGCGAGGAGAAAAACCAAATAATATTTTCATCTATGGTTTAACGGGTACTGGGAAAACTGCTGTAACAAAATTTGTGGTCAAGAAGCTTCATGAGAAAATATCCAATTCTTTTATTTATGTATATATTAATACTAGGCAAACAGATACCCCATATAGAATCTTAGCTGATCTTCTTGAAAATTTAGGTTCAAAGGTCCCTTTTACAGGGATTTCTACTGCAGAATTATATAGGCGATTTATCAAAAAAGTATTAGAATTAAAGCCAATTTTAGTTATAGTTTTAGATGAGATAGATGCCTTAGTCAAAAAGCATGGTGATGATATTTTATATAGATTAACTAGGGCTAATTACGAAATGGGTAAAAGTAAGGTTTCTATCATAGGTATAACTAATGATATTAAATTTGTTGAGTTTCTTGATCCTAGGGTTAAAAGTAGTTTAAGTGAAGAGGAAATAATATTTCCTCCCTATAATGCTGAAGAATTAGAGGACATTCTAAAAAGGAGGGCTACTTTAGCATTTTATGATTCTGTCGTTTCTGATGATGTAATTAAATTATGTGCAGCTATTGCTGCAAGAGATCATGGAGATGCAAGAAGGGCTTTAGATCTTTTAAGAGTTGCGGGTGAAGTAGCAGAGAGAGAAGGTGCTGAAAAATTAACTATAGAGCATGTAAACAAAGCTAGGGTTGAAATAGAAAGAGATAGAGTATATGAGGTTGTTTCAACTCTCCCTTTTCATTCTAAGTTAGTTCTTTTAGCTATTGTGATCGGTGTCAATGAAAAAAGGAGAACCCTTACTACTGGAGAAGTTTATGACGTATACACTAAGTTAGCTAAGAAGATTGGTGTTGAAAGTGTTACTCAAAGGCGAGTTAGTGATATTATTAATGAATTAGATATGTTAGGAATTATTACTGCAAGGGTTGTGAATAGAGGAAGATATGGAAAAACTAAGGAAGTCAACCTAGCAGTTAATGAGGAAACAGTTATTAAGGCAATTTCTGAAAAAGATAGTAAAATTGCTAGTCTCTGGGATAGATGA
- the cyaB gene encoding class IV adenylate cyclase has product MKHIEREIKIKLISPNIEELEKILNIKYKLFNEEHQIDIYYNSPVRDFRKTDEALRLRLVNNEVELTYKGPKLSSESKSREEITVKIDNLDSMDLILQRLGFIKVLKIEKIRKNYKINNFTVSLDRVFNLGDFVEIEGIDITDEELINFVNNFLKEYNIEGEKTLKSYLELLVDKLEKESNSNTY; this is encoded by the coding sequence ATGAAACATATTGAGAGAGAAATAAAAATAAAATTAATCTCTCCAAACATTGAAGAATTGGAAAAAATATTAAATATTAAGTACAAACTATTTAATGAAGAACATCAAATAGATATATATTATAATAGTCCAGTAAGAGATTTTAGAAAAACTGACGAAGCTTTACGTCTTAGATTAGTTAATAATGAAGTAGAATTAACATATAAAGGACCTAAACTCTCATCCGAGTCAAAATCAAGAGAAGAGATAACTGTTAAGATAGATAATCTAGATTCTATGGATTTAATTCTACAGAGATTAGGGTTCATCAAAGTTTTAAAAATAGAAAAAATAAGAAAAAATTATAAGATTAATAATTTTACTGTATCTCTAGATAGAGTATTTAACTTAGGAGATTTCGTTGAGATAGAAGGAATAGACATCACTGATGAGGAACTAATTAATTTCGTAAATAACTTTTTAAAAGAGTATAATATTGAGGGAGAAAAAACACTTAAGTCCTACCTTGAATTATTAGTTGATAAACTTGAGAAAGAGTCAAATAGCAATACTTACTGA
- a CDS encoding NOL1/NOP2/sun family putative RNA methylase, translating to MVMTIENYVKKYNNLFAISPSLKAISLASKYKFLSYMVERYIKIMGEEETEDFLYSCSFPLKKSIRCNDLIVDCDKLEKIMKNKGFKLEKVSWLKHGYIVKQYPPKPSLGATIEYLSGYYYIQGLASMVPPYVLDPNENDLVLDMAAAPGSKTTQLAQLMKNKGLIVAIEKSRERIKSLYSNINRMKIRNVVLLRTDARILRKLNMSFNKILLDVPCSGEGLIPEDPSRKTKTSIDDLKIFFRNQLELIDIAYNLLELGGVLVYSSCSIAPEENEAVVNYIIENYGAKTDKIYGYPATSGITEFNGIKFDESLRNCIRFYPHKSGTEGFFVCKIIKE from the coding sequence ATGGTTATGACAATTGAAAATTATGTTAAAAAGTATAATAATCTATTTGCAATCTCCCCTAGTTTAAAGGCTATTTCCCTTGCATCAAAATATAAATTTCTATCTTATATGGTAGAACGATATATAAAAATCATGGGAGAAGAAGAAACAGAAGATTTTTTATACAGTTGCTCTTTTCCTTTAAAGAAAAGTATAAGATGTAATGATCTTATAGTAGATTGTGATAAACTGGAAAAAATAATGAAAAATAAAGGATTTAAACTAGAAAAAGTTTCATGGTTAAAGCATGGATATATAGTAAAGCAATATCCACCTAAACCTAGTTTAGGTGCAACAATAGAATATTTATCTGGTTACTACTATATTCAAGGATTAGCGTCGATGGTTCCTCCATATGTATTAGATCCAAATGAAAATGATCTTGTCCTTGATATGGCTGCTGCACCGGGGAGTAAAACTACGCAACTAGCACAATTAATGAAAAATAAAGGATTAATAGTTGCCATAGAAAAATCTAGGGAAAGAATTAAATCTCTTTATTCAAATATAAATAGAATGAAAATTAGAAATGTTGTTTTACTTAGGACAGATGCAAGAATATTGCGTAAATTAAATATGTCCTTTAATAAAATTCTGTTAGATGTCCCGTGCAGTGGTGAAGGTCTTATACCAGAAGACCCTTCAAGAAAAACTAAAACTAGTATAGATGATTTAAAAATATTTTTTAGAAATCAACTAGAACTTATTGATATTGCTTATAATTTACTAGAGCTTGGAGGCGTATTAGTGTATTCTAGCTGTAGTATAGCCCCAGAAGAGAACGAAGCTGTTGTAAATTATATAATAGAAAATTATGGGGCAAAAACAGATAAAATTTATGGTTATCCTGCTACTAGCGGAATTACTGAATTTAACGGGATTAAATTTGATGAAAGTTTAAGAAATTGCATTAGGTTTTATCCTCATAAAAGCGGTACGGAGGGATTCTTTGTTTGCAAAATAATAAAGGAGTAG
- a CDS encoding hotdog domain-containing protein, with product MMKLETYYNVYPWHANHFGSLHGGIYMNWLIDTAGMLMSGISRGNYLLASVDYIYLFRPGKVGDVIRIVAEPLASWESSVEIKVKACIKRDNKEELGALGLTTYVAVDENNRPRPLPIKIGTNEEANKRKEKRLERKKKDAEDNEDLLPGMSFGRSYIRTIYPEHGFMNGILYAGKMYTMLDEALAIVAKLYSKGNVFTASAGYANFLTPVRIGDILEIQGAIEYTGNTSLDVGAKVFAINHYTGEKRLVTRTVFSFVAIDENGKPKPINKITPVTEKEKRIFDERLKEREERIKLSKNIQESESCS from the coding sequence ATGATGAAATTAGAAACATATTATAATGTATATCCTTGGCATGCTAATCATTTTGGTAGTTTACACGGCGGAATTTATATGAACTGGTTAATAGATACAGCGGGCATGTTAATGTCTGGTATAAGTAGAGGCAACTATTTGCTTGCATCAGTAGATTATATTTATCTTTTTAGACCGGGAAAAGTAGGTGACGTAATTAGAATTGTAGCAGAACCTTTAGCTAGTTGGGAAAGCTCTGTAGAAATAAAAGTAAAGGCTTGTATAAAGAGGGATAATAAAGAAGAATTAGGAGCTTTAGGCTTAACTACATATGTAGCTGTAGATGAGAATAATAGACCTAGACCACTACCCATAAAAATTGGAACTAACGAAGAAGCAAATAAAAGGAAAGAAAAAAGATTAGAAAGAAAGAAAAAAGATGCTGAAGATAATGAAGACCTTTTACCTGGAATGAGCTTTGGAAGAAGTTATATAAGAACTATATATCCAGAACATGGTTTTATGAATGGAATATTATACGCTGGAAAGATGTATACAATGTTAGATGAGGCATTAGCTATAGTAGCTAAATTATACTCTAAAGGTAATGTGTTTACTGCAAGTGCAGGCTATGCTAATTTTCTCACCCCGGTTAGAATTGGAGACATATTAGAAATTCAGGGGGCAATAGAATATACGGGTAATACTTCTTTGGATGTTGGAGCAAAAGTATTTGCTATTAATCATTACACTGGTGAAAAAAGATTAGTCACCAGAACAGTATTCTCTTTTGTTGCAATAGATGAAAATGGCAAACCAAAGCCAATAAACAAGATTACGCCAGTTACAGAAAAAGAAAAGAGAATATTTGATGAAAGATTAAAGGAAAGAGAGGAAAGAATAAAACTATCTAAAAACATTCAAGAAAGTGAGAGTTGTAGCTAA
- a CDS encoding SWIM zinc finger family protein, with product MGKYRDYILNEILCSCKNFLFNNIFKNNNKCYHLYALEYALEMDKILTLEVTEDLMRDIIMEIYTMDKSFILRKILFSRGLIH from the coding sequence ATGGGGAAATATAGAGATTATATTCTTAATGAAATATTATGTTCATGTAAAAATTTCTTATTTAATAATATTTTTAAGAATAATAATAAATGCTATCACCTATATGCATTAGAGTATGCTCTCGAGATGGATAAAATTTTAACACTAGAAGTTACTGAAGATCTCATGAGAGATATTATTATGGAGATTTATACCATGGATAAGTCATTTATACTACGGAAAATACTATTTAGCCGAGGTTTAATACATTGA
- the radA gene encoding DNA repair and recombination protein RadA translates to MSSDGKKVKSLSDLPGVGQSILNKLIEAGYSSLEAVAVASPQDLSVAAGIPLTTAQRIIKEAREALDIRFKTALEVKKERINTKKITTGSQALDGLLGGGIETRTMTELFGEFGSGKTQLCHQLSVNVQLPLEKGGLGGKAVYIDTEGTFRWERIEAMSKAIGLEPDSAMNNIYYMRAINSDHQMAIVDDLQELISKDPAIKLIIVDSVTSHFRAEFPGRENLAVRQQKLNKHLHQLVRLAEMYDLAVIITNQVMARPDMFYGDPTVAVGGHTLYHVPGIRVQLKKSRGNKRIARIVDAPHLPEGEVVFAITEEGVRDAEE, encoded by the coding sequence ATGTCTTCTGATGGGAAGAAAGTAAAAAGTCTCTCAGATCTTCCGGGAGTAGGACAGAGTATTCTTAACAAACTTATTGAAGCTGGGTATTCGTCATTAGAAGCAGTTGCTGTAGCTTCTCCTCAAGACTTGAGTGTAGCTGCAGGAATACCACTAACTACAGCCCAAAGAATAATTAAAGAGGCGAGAGAGGCTTTAGATATAAGATTTAAAACGGCCCTAGAAGTAAAGAAAGAGAGGATAAATACCAAGAAAATAACTACTGGTAGTCAAGCTTTAGATGGACTGTTAGGCGGAGGAATAGAGACAAGAACAATGACTGAACTCTTCGGAGAGTTTGGGTCTGGTAAAACTCAATTATGTCATCAGTTAAGTGTTAATGTTCAATTACCGTTAGAAAAAGGTGGATTGGGAGGTAAAGCTGTTTATATAGATACCGAGGGTACTTTTAGATGGGAAAGAATAGAAGCTATGTCAAAGGCTATAGGGTTAGAACCAGATAGTGCAATGAATAATATATATTATATGAGAGCGATTAATAGTGATCATCAAATGGCAATAGTGGATGATCTTCAAGAACTTATTAGTAAAGATCCAGCAATTAAACTAATAATTGTAGATTCTGTAACCTCACACTTTAGGGCCGAATTTCCTGGAAGAGAAAATTTAGCTGTTAGACAGCAAAAATTAAACAAACATTTACATCAATTAGTAAGGTTAGCGGAAATGTATGACCTTGCAGTTATAATAACAAATCAAGTTATGGCGAGGCCAGACATGTTTTATGGTGATCCTACAGTGGCTGTAGGTGGGCATACTCTATATCATGTTCCAGGTATAAGAGTTCAGCTTAAGAAAAGTAGAGGTAATAAAAGAATAGCCAGAATAGTTGATGCTCCTCATTTACCAGAAGGAGAAGTAGTATTTGCAATTACAGAAGAGGGAGTAAGAGACGCTGAAGAGTAA
- a CDS encoding DUF99 family protein has protein sequence MLVSGIDDGYFPLKYKGRNGRTVMLSVVFKDYDIIDIDFDFIIVDGDDGTSVLNSLQTGDVCILDGLTFGGFNFVNPSELKSKYIIFYSSKPNIFKITRALDRHFNDKRRDIIINVISNLTRVSTLRGDVYIYTNLDLKIAKNIIEEYQVFDRIPLPLKIAHEISSSLSTFLLSKKII, from the coding sequence TTGCTAGTCTCTGGGATAGATGATGGATACTTTCCTTTAAAATATAAGGGCAGAAACGGCCGTACGGTAATGCTATCAGTAGTTTTTAAGGATTATGATATAATTGACATAGATTTTGATTTTATAATTGTAGATGGTGATGATGGCACTTCTGTTTTGAATTCCTTACAAACTGGTGATGTATGTATATTAGATGGATTAACCTTTGGTGGATTTAATTTTGTAAATCCTAGTGAATTAAAAAGTAAATATATTATATTTTATTCGTCTAAACCAAATATATTTAAAATTACTAGAGCGTTAGATAGACATTTCAATGATAAAAGGAGAGATATTATTATAAACGTGATTTCTAACTTAACAAGAGTATCTACTTTAAGGGGTGATGTTTACATATATACAAATTTAGATCTAAAAATTGCAAAAAATATTATTGAAGAATATCAAGTATTTGATAGAATACCTTTACCACTAAAAATAGCTCATGAAATTTCAAGTAGTTTATCTACATTTCTTTTATCTAAAAAAATTATTTAG
- a CDS encoding prephenate dehydratase — protein MIDPNGIYYLGPKGSFTNEVAEIFEGDKIPKRTITEVFNSITDNSIGIVPIENSIEGPVHETLDNLFKNEEIYVNYEIEKEIKLVLAVNPSVNSLNDIEVIYSHSHAINEAKETLSKYNFTNFVPVESTSTAALYASKQKYSAAICSEYAANLYNLKIILRDINDSINITRFIVISKKLMEDGDKTMVMFTVPHKPGALYKVLEKFYNNNINLTMIYSRPLKSIPWQYYFYLEFEGNIKDNKVKVTLEEIRNITSMLKIKGSFTKLQYQVSNYLS, from the coding sequence ATTATTGATCCAAATGGAATTTACTATTTAGGTCCCAAAGGAAGTTTCACTAATGAGGTTGCTGAGATTTTTGAAGGAGATAAAATACCAAAAAGAACTATTACGGAAGTATTTAATAGTATAACAGATAATTCTATAGGGATAGTACCTATAGAAAATAGCATAGAAGGGCCTGTTCATGAAACATTAGATAACTTATTTAAAAATGAAGAGATTTATGTGAATTATGAGATAGAAAAAGAAATAAAATTAGTTCTTGCAGTAAATCCTTCCGTCAATAGTTTAAACGATATAGAAGTTATCTATTCTCATTCTCATGCCATAAATGAGGCAAAAGAAACACTTAGCAAATACAATTTTACTAATTTTGTTCCAGTAGAAAGTACATCTACTGCAGCTTTATATGCATCTAAACAAAAATATTCTGCTGCAATATGTTCAGAGTATGCAGCTAATTTATATAATTTAAAAATTATTTTAAGAGATATAAATGATAGTATCAATATAACTAGATTTATTGTTATATCCAAAAAACTTATGGAAGACGGAGATAAAACTATGGTAATGTTTACTGTACCTCATAAACCTGGTGCATTATATAAGGTCTTAGAGAAATTTTATAACAATAACATTAATTTGACGATGATCTATTCAAGACCGTTAAAAAGTATACCATGGCAATATTACTTTTACTTGGAATTTGAAGGAAATATAAAAGACAATAAAGTAAAAGTAACATTAGAGGAAATTAGAAATATAACATCTATGTTAAAAATAAAAGGTAGTTTTACTAAATTACAATACCAGGTTTCAAATTATCTAAGCTAA